The following are encoded together in the Drosophila takahashii strain IR98-3 E-12201 chromosome X, DtakHiC1v2, whole genome shotgun sequence genome:
- the Lcch3 gene encoding gamma-aminobutyric acid receptor subunit beta-like, with the protein MTCTRVGVTCSLLFFLLGAQLQLIRCLRKDVLAGRLENVTQTISNILQGYDIRLRPNFGGEPLHVGMDLTIASFDAISEVNMDYTITMYLNQYWRDERLAFNIFGQYFDGDDNDDGISDVLTLSGDFAEKIWVPDTFFANDKNSFLHDVTERNKLVRLGGDGAVTYGMRFTTTLACMMDLHYYPLDSQNCTVEIESYGYTVSDVVMYWKPTPVRGVEDAELPQFTIIGYETNDRKERLATGVYQRLSLSFKLQRNIGYFVFQTYLPSILIVMLSWVSFWINHEATSARVALGITTVLTMTTISTGVRSSLPRISYVKAIDIYLVMCFVFVFAALLEYAAVNYTYWGKRAKKKIKKVKDCCPGKIGKSERSETCSTTEDIIELQDVRMSPIPSLRRGTYNATLDSIGTETMNLGKFPPSFRITRNYGTGHSQLRRRAQRGINARPRMLHALKRGASAIKATIPKIKDVNIIDKYSRMIFPISFLAFNLGYWLFYILE; encoded by the exons ATGACATGTACGCGCGTCGGAGTCACCTGTAGTCTGCTCTTCTTCCTACTGGGCGCCCAGCTACAATTGATTCG GTGTCTTCGAAAAGATGTGCTTGCCGGCCGCCTCGAGAATGTTACGCAAACGATATCGAACATACTCCAAGGCTACGATATTCGACTCAGGCCCAATTTTGGCGGAGAGCCCTTACATGTCGGTATGGATTTGACCATAGCCAGCTTTGATGCCATATCAGAAGTTAACATG GATTATACGATaacaatgtatttaaatcagtACTGGCGCGATGAGCGTTTGGCATTTAATATCTTTGGACAATACTTTGATGGCGATGATAATGACGACGGCATCAGTGATGTGCTAACACTATCGGGGGACTTTGCGGAAAAGATATGGGTACCAGACACGTTCTTCGCTAACGATAAGAACAG CTTTCTGCACGATGTCACTGAGAGAAATAAACTAGTGCGTCTGGGCGGCGATGGAGCTGTCACATACGGCATGCGGTTCACCACGACCCTGGCGTGCATGATGGATCTGCACTACTATCCACTGGACTCCCAGAACTGCACTGTGGAAATAGAGAGCT ATGGCTATACGGTCAGCGATGTGGTCATGTACTGGAAGCCAACGCCTGTGCGCGGAGTGGAGGATGCCGAACTGCCCCAGTTCACCATCATTGGCTACGAGACGAACGATCGCAAGGAGCGACTGGCCACTGGGGTCTATCAGCGACTGTCACTCTCGTTCAAATTGCAACGAAACATCGGTTACTTTGTCTTCCAAACGTACCTGCCCAGCATTCTGATCGTAATGCTGTCGTGGGTCTCGTTTTGGATTAACCACGAGGCGACCAGTGCCCGCGTGGCCCTGGGCATCACCACCGTGCTCACCATGACCACAATTAGCACCGGTGTTCGCAGCTCACTGCCACGTATTTCGTATGTAAAGGCAATCGACATTTATCTGGTCATGTGCTTCGTCTTTGTATTTGCAGCCCTTCTTGAATACGCCGCCGTTAACTATACCTATTGGGGCAAAAGagctaaaaagaaaataaagaaggTCAAAGATTGTTGTCCAGGCAAGATCG GAAAGAGCGAAAGATCCGAAACGTGTTCAACGACCGAGGACATAATCGAGCTGCAGGACGTCCGAATGAGTCCTATTCCCTCGCTGCGCAGGGGAACCTACAACGCCACCCTCGACTCCATTGGCACCGAAACGATGAATTTGGGCAAGTTTCCGCCGAGTTTTCGAATAACCCGTAACTACGGCACCGGACACAGCCAGCTGAGGCGTCGAGCACAGAGGG GAATCAACGCCCGCCCACGCATGTTGCATGCCCTGAAACGCGGGGCCTCTGCCATTAAGGCCACCATACCGAAGATCAAGGATGTCAATATCATAGACAAGTACTCCCGAATGATATTTCCGATCAGTTTCCTTGCGTTCAACCTTGGCTACTGGCTGTTTTATATTCTGGAATGA
- the LOC108056031 gene encoding gamma-aminobutyric acid receptor subunit alpha-6 translates to MTARSMNNRTRGYFPESLHHQSRRVSRKASSADMLSRNISMILENLLKRYEQSQLPTHGQGVPTVVQTNILIRSMGPVSELDMDYSMDCYFRQYWRDKRLSFKGPIKSLSLSIKMLDKIWRPDTYFYNGKHSQIHMITVPNKLLRLDQNGGILYSMRLTIKATCPMELQNFPMDRQSCPLVIGSYGYINQQLIYEWKNQDDAVSFVPGMTLNQFDLISMMHRNSTTVRREGDFSVLHVAFNLKRHTGYFLIQVYVPCILIVVLSWVSFWIHREATSDRVSLCVTSVLTLSTISLDSRTDLPKVKYATALDWFLLMSFLYCIATLLEFAGVHYFTKLGSGESPQLEDQWEDIAHSSLSDQAADGDGDGDPDPDSDSSEGTENEGAASESICACSQKHDALGLEYEVSLQNSLAGAGFLKRNAIFCPTYNDPSYILPNTMERTTQTEPPAVSRLHQMWMCLKSDNSFRRQRERNAAAQKSEQGGANCYVNSVSLIDRVARIAFPMSFAFLNLLYWWAYGMYKKEFSWSNMKA, encoded by the exons ATGACAGCTCGATCGATGAACAACAGAACTCGCGGTTATTTCCCTGAATCCCTCCACCATCAAAGTCGTCGAGTTTCGCGAAAGGCCTCATCGGCCGATATGCTGAGTCGCAACATATCGATGATACTGGAGAACCTGCTCAAGCGCTACGAGCAATCGCAACTGCCCACTCATGGACAGGGCGTTCCGACGGTGGTCCAGACCAATATACTAATCCGCAGCATGGGTCCCGTTTCGGAACTGGACATGGACTACTCGATGGACTGCTACTTCAGGCAGTATTGGCGGGACAAGCGGCTGAGCTTCAAGGGACCCATCAAGAGCCTGTCGCTCAGCATCAAAATGCTCGACAAGATTTGGCGGCCGGACACGTATTTCTACAACGGGAAGCACTCACAGATTCACATGATTACTGTGCCCAACAAATTGCTGCGACTGGACCAAAACGGAGGCATTCTCTATTCAATGCG ATTAACAATCAAAGCCACTTGTCCCATGGAGCTGCAAAACTTTCCCATGGACCGGCAATCCTGTCCCCTTGTCATCGGAAGCT ATGGTTATATAAACCAACAGCTAATATATGAATGGAAAAACCAAGATGATGCCGTTTCCTTTGTTCCGGGAATGACTTTAAATCAATTCGATCTCATCAGCATGATGCATCGCAATTCTACAACTGTGCGACGCGAAGGTGACTTTTCGGTCTTGCATGTAGCGTTTAATCTGAAGCGTCATACTGGATATTTCCTGATTCAA GTGTATGTGCCCTGCATACTGATCGTGGTTTTGTCCTGGGTCTCCTTTTGGATACATCGCGAGGCCACGAGCGACCGGGTCAGTTTGTGCGTGACCTCCGTCCTGACCCTATCTACCATTAGCTTGGACTCGCGAACCGATTTGCCCAAAGTCAAGTATGCCACCGCCCTGGATTGGTTTCTCCTGATGAGCTTCCTCTACTGCATTGCCACACTGTTGGAATTTGCCGGCGTTCACTACTTCACGAAACTTGGAAGCGGAGAGAGTCCGCAACTGGAGGATCAGTGGGAGGATATAGCTCATAGCTCACTATCGGATCAAGCAGctgatggggatggggatggtgatcctgatcctgaCTCGGACTCGAGTGAAGGTACCGAGAACGAGGGGGCGGCGAGTGAATCGATTTGTGCCTGCAGCCAAAAACACGATGCTCTTGGTCTCGAATATGAGGTCTCATTGCAAAACTCATTGGCCGGCGCTGGTTTTCTCAAGCGCAATGCCATCTTCTGTCCAACATATAAT GACCCATCGTATATACTGCCGAACACCATGGAGAGAACCACTCAAACGGAGCCGCCGGCGGTTTCCCGATTGCACCAGATGTGGATGTGCCTGAAGAGCGACAACAGTTTCCGGAGGCAACGGGAACGCAACGCGGCGGCCCAGAAGAGCGAACAGGGAGGCGCCAACTGCTATGTGAATAGTGTGTCCCTGATCGATCGAGTGGCACGAATCGCCTTCCCCATGTCCTTTGCCTTTCTCAACCTGCTGTACTGGTGGGCCTACGGAATGTATAAAAAGGAGTTCTCATGGTCCAACATGAAGGCATAG